A window of the Cololabis saira isolate AMF1-May2022 chromosome 19, fColSai1.1, whole genome shotgun sequence genome harbors these coding sequences:
- the gpr142 gene encoding probable G-protein coupled receptor 142 has protein sequence MTDWPNVTGAGPLELVLRREELQKSRCVLGFFPVVYYSILLCVGVPVNILTAVALTRLASRTKKALYYYLLAVTGSDLLSQLFIILVGFLLETAVFHRDVPAPLLRAVSAAEFAANHASIWSAVPLTVDRYVALCHPLLHRQISYPARARRTIAAVLAVSLASGVPFFWWSDVWRSADPPTALDAVLIWTHVVIIYFLPCGIFLVLNSLIIRTLRGRRPHHPTQGERGHPRRPRRGKTTAMLLAITSVFSVLWAPRTVVVVYHLYVSSVHRDWRVHLAFDLSNMLAMLNTAVNFFLYCFVSKPFRRAVRDVVLLRGGGPLDPCRGLPLQPQGSANASNSSLDSRNKDQAGLHPLVTSSRPPEAPRGPGDPVSPASHGPGAL, from the exons ATGACCGACTGGCCCAACGTGACGGGGGCCGGGCCCCTGGAGCTGGTTCTGAGGCgggaggagctgcagaagtCCAGGTGTGTCCTGGGCTTCTTCCCGGTGGTCTACTACAGCATCCTGCTCTGCGTGGGAGTCCCAG TGAACATCCTGACGGCGGTGGCGTTGACCCGGCTGGCGTCCCGCACCAAGAAGGCGCTGTACTACTACCTCCTGGCGGTGACGGGCTCGGACCTGCTGTCGCAGCTCTTCATCATCCTGGTCGGCTTCCTCCTGGAGACGGCCGTCTTCCACCGGGACGTCCCCGCGCCGCTGCTGCGCGCCGTCAGCGCCGCCGAGTTCGCCGCCAACCACGCCTCCATCTGGTCGGCCGTGCCCCTCACCGTGGACCGCTACGTGGCGCTGTGCCACCCGCTGCTCCACCGGCAGATCAGCTACCCGGCGCGGGCCCGGAGGACCATCGCCGCGGTGCTGGCGGTGTCCCTGGCGTCGGGGGTGCCCTTCTTCTGGTGGTCGGACGTGTGGAGGAGCGCCGACCCCCCCACGGCGCTGGACGCCGTCCTTATCTGGACCCACGTGGTGATCATCTACTTCCTGCCCTGCGGCATCTTCCTGGTGCTGAACTCGCTGATCATCCGCACCTTGAGGGGGCGGCGGCCGCACCACCCCACCCAAGGGGAGCGTGGGCACCCGCGGCGGCCGCGGCGGGGGAAGACCACGGCCATGCTGCTGGCCATCACCTCGGTGTTCTCGGTGCTGTGGGCCCCCAGGACCGTGGTGGTGGTGTACCACCTGTACGTGTCCTCGGTCCACCGCGACTGGCGCGTCCACCTGGCCTTCGACCTGTCCAACATGCTGGCCATGCTCAACACCGCCGTCAACTTCTTCCTCTACTGCTTCGTCAGCAAGCCCTTCCGCCGCGCCGTGCGGGACGTGGTGCTGCTCCGGGGCGGGGGGCCCCTGGACCCGTGCCGGGGCCTCCCCCTCCAACCGCAGGGCTCCGCCAACGCCTCCAACTCTTCCCTGGACAGCAGGAACAAGGACCAGGCGGGGCTCCACCCCCTCGTTACCTCGTCACGCCCTCCAGAAGCCCCCAGGGGCCCCGGAGACCCCGTGTCCCCGGCCTCCCATGGTCCTGGTGCCCTTTGA